From one Triticum urartu cultivar G1812 chromosome 3, Tu2.1, whole genome shotgun sequence genomic stretch:
- the LOC125546283 gene encoding uncharacterized protein LOC125546283 isoform X1 encodes MSGGGGGGSRPDAAAGGFPARGAPGAATEPPSLAQYISLDQFPVGEHRHSRSAELRRALADSAEQPLAALAQGKPLPPAAAEELRRIRGGVAESSARAKYTDRVKSLQESIQKLDKYKNVVTRRRQRSDGASVDRSSGNVGGSLRIGAQNSGDNPAQRLEERAKSSTMSKRVRSSLTADARLEGRVSVSTRQGGPLVDTEKNPSLEKDKSSVRIANATSGFSEDKLRGLAPGGEGWEKKMKRKRSVGTMLNRGSDVDRDVKPSVQHRSNSEVRGRSSDAIPFRHGASAGASGGSKMDGSSQLSSSGSRYLLKTEMDSTPLPNERRERHGGLDKERVLVKGNKAHISEDMQPGTLSPVTKGKATRAPRTSSLVGIHSSSTLLRSAGGIDEWEEAPCTNKASPLASTTNRKRPMAATASSPPVAWVGQRPQKMSRTRRANVVSPVSNFDEPVSEGSPVDVAVRPALETPGLSLPRGAASNNSQAASRMDNVTSPAGLSESEGSVATEHRNKEKVTNSGDFENEGANSAHMASDLIFSSKKSRIPLKEELEDGSIRRQGRSGRGTMHVKGCSSIPKEKLDSTETRKLVKNVRPASEKNESKLGRPPTKKGSDRKASSRHPEILNCGSMDTTGESEDDREELLAAANAARGAIVGAYAGPFWKKIEPMLTFISSEDLSFLKNQIIFLEELEMGMSNKHDEDKLNASANYNGPPSMVEHSSQVLPPSNSSLLLDQGEANGVGPRESVDILSYNNGENHNNTSQKAQGQGIFGEMAPLTSRLLSALIVEDVDDFPESNGVQGDILLEFSNDYLPRAASVEFEATGLESSFGMSPDFKHSNSNPAYNSMSNGFTVSSNLRGSYSQSSVCSENLSDGINVMGYPENGSLHGSVPQITQQYQTPGKDLSLPLYGYQYAQMSLHDRTLVELHSIDIFPEMPELDEGEDEDINKVILELQKRLFDQVNQKKCQLNKLEKAIRNTKNMEERSLEQHAMNKLVERAYKKLLGGRGSSSHKGGLSKAASKAAKQLALAFAKRTLARCQKFEETEKSCFREPFLWSVLSAPLPKSDPVDGVPPGSADRPKALKLDRSPLSQGSTKLKKGERERDQSRDGSAKNSSSKSGSGRNSSGSGRNERKTKMKPKQKLAQLSTSGNVLGRVTEPSNSSFPSPSPRESNEWNNPLSTRPTQQPRNSAANVAPESLDAPMNLPPMDPMVDILDVPEGNDISAWFTDGLDDSLQDFDFSGGLEIPDDDLTQLGFM; translated from the exons ATgtcgggaggaggaggaggaggctcgaggCCCGACGCCGCCGCGGGGGGCTTCCCCGCGAGGGGGGCGCCGGGGGCCGCGACGGAGCCGCCGTCGCTCGCGCAGTACATCTCGCTGGATCAGTTCCCCGTCGGCGAGCACCGGCACTCGCGCTCCGCGGAGCTGCGGCGGGCGCTGGCCGACTCGGCGGAGCAGCCGCTCGCCGCGCTGGCGCAGGGCAAGCCGCTCCCCCCCGCGGCCGCCGAGGAGCTCCGGCGGATCCGGGGCGGCGTCGCGGAGTCGTCGGCCAGGGCCAAGTACAC GGACAGGGTGAAGTCGCTGCAGGAGTCCATCCAGAAGCTGGACAAGTACAAGAACGTGGTCACGCGGCGCCGGCAGAGGAGCGACGGCGCGTCGGTGGATAGGTCGTCGGGGAATGTCGGCGGCTCTCTCAGGATCGGGGCTCAGAACAGCGGGGATAACCCCGCCCAGAGGCTCGAGGAGAGGGCTAAGAGCTCGACCATGAGCAAGCGTGTCCGGTCGTCGCTGACGGCAGATGCACGG TTGGAAGGGCGTGTTAGTGTTTCTACAAGGCAAGGAGGTCCTTTGGTTGATACTGAGAAAAACCCATCTTTGGAGAAGGACAAAAGCTCCGTTAGAATTGCCAATGCCACATCAGGGTTTTCTGAAGACAAATTACGAGGCCTAGCTCCTGGTGGTGAAGGATGGGAGAAAAAGATGAAACGTAAGCGTTCTGTTGGAACTATGCTCAATAGAGGCAGTGATGTAGACCGAGATGTTAAACCATCAGTTCAACATAGATCAAACAGTGAAGTACGTGGACGATCTAGTGATGCTATTCCATTTAG ACATGGAGCTTCTGCTGGAGCATCTGGAGGTAGCAAGATGGATGGAAGCTCTCAACTGAGTAGTTCTGGCTCACGGTATCTTCTGAAGACAGAGATGGATTCCACCCCTCTTCCAAATGAAAGACGAGAGCGCCATGGTGGGCTAGACAAAGAACGGGTTTTGGTGAAAGGAAACAA GGCACATATTTCCGAGGATATGCAACCAGGAACCTTAAGTCCTGTGACCAAGGGTAAAGCAACCAGAGCACCAAGAACCAGTTCGCTTGTCGGTATCCACTCATCATCTACTTTGCTACGCTCAGCTGGAGGAATTGATGAATGGGAAGAAGCACCGTGCACAAATAAAGCCTCACCATTGGCAAGCACCACAAATCGCAAGCGTCCCATGGCTGCAACTGCCTCTTCACCTCCTGTTGCTTGGGTGGGTCAACGTCCACAGAAAATGTCACGGACAAGAAGAGCAAATGTTGTATCACCGGTGTCAAATTTTGATGAACCCGTATCTGAAGGATCACCAGTTGATGTTGCTGTTAGGCCAGCTTTAGAAACGCCTGGCCTTTCACTTCCAAGGGGTGCAGCTAGCAATAATTCACAAGCTGCATCTAGAATGGATAATGTTACATCTCCAGCTGGTCTATCAGAAAGTGAAGGGTCTGTTGCTACTGAACACAGGAATAAGGAAAAAGTCACAAACAGTGGCGACTTTGAGAATGAGGGGGCAAATTCAGCTCATATGGCATCAGACTTAATTTTCTCGTCCAAGAAAAGCAGGATTCCGTTGAAAGAAGAACTTGAAGATGGTAGTATTCGTCGTCAAGGGAGGAGTGGAAGAGGCACTATGCATGTTAAAGGGTGTTCATCCATACCAAAAGAGAAGTTGGACAGCACTGAAACGAGGAAGTTGGTAAAGAACGTAAGACCTGCATCTGAAAAGAATGAAAG TAAGTTAGGCCGTCCTCCAACAAAGAAAGGCTCGGACCGCAAAGCATCATCTCGTCACCCAGAAATTCTGAATTGTGGGTCAATGGATACTACAG GTGAATCTGAAGATGACCGAGAAGAACTTCTAGCTGCCGCAAATGCTGCCCGTGGTGCAATAG TTGGTGCATATGCTGGCCCTTTTTGGAAGAAAATAGAACCCATGCTTACTTTCATCAGCTCTGAAGATTTATCCTTCTTGAAAAACCAG ATAATATTCTTGGAAGAACTTGAGATGGGCATGTCTAATAAGCACGATGAAGATAAGTTAAATGCATCAGCTAACTACAATGGGCCACCATCAATG GTTGAGCATTCCTCCCAGGTTCTGCCTCCATCCAATTCTTCTTTGTTGCTGGATCAAGGGGAAGCAAATGGTGTTGGACCAAGGGAATCTGTTGACATTTTGTCTTATAATAATGGCGAGAATCATAACAACACATCTCAAAAGGCACAGGGGCAAGGAATATTTGGTGAAATGGCTCCCCTGACAAGTAGACTGCTCTCTGCCTTGATTGTAGAAGATGTTGATGACTTTCCCGAGTCCAATGGTGTCCAAGGAGATATACTTCTGGAATTCTCAAATGACTACCTTCCTCGTGCTGCCTCAGTTGAATTTGAAGCTACGGGGCTAGAATCCAGTTTTGGAATGTCTCCTGATTTCAAGCATTCAAACAGTAACCCAGCATATAACAGCATGTCCAATGGTTTCACAGTTTCCAGTAATTTGAGGGGCTCATATAGTCAAAGTTCAGTTTGCAGTGAGAATCTATCAGATGGGATAAATGTTATGGGGTACCCAGAAAACGGCTCTTTGCATGGATCAGTACCGCAGATTACACAGCAGTATCAAACTCCCGGAAAAGATTTATCTTTACCATTATATGGATATCAGTATGCGCAGATGTCTTTGCATGATAGGACTTTGGTCGAGTTGCACAGTATTGACATTTTTCCAGAGATG CCAGAGCTGGACGAGGGAGAGGATGAGGATATTAATAAAGTTATTTTGGAGCTGCAGAAAAGACTCTTTGATCAG GTGAATCAGAAGAAATGCCAATTAAATAAGCTAGAAAAAGCAATTCGAAATACTAAAAACATGGAGGAAAG GAGCCTGGAGCAACACGCAATGAACAAATTAGTAGAGAGGGCATACAAAAAATTGCTG GGTGGTCGAGGTAGTTCTAGTCACAAGGGCGGTCTCAGTAAAGCAGCCAGTAAGGCTGCAAAACAGCTTGCATTGGCTTTTGCAAAGCGAACACTTGCCCGGTGCCAGAAATTTGAGGAAACAGAGAAAAGCTGCTTCAGGGAGCCTTTCCTTTGGAGTGTGCTGTCCGCGCCTTTGCCAAAGAGTGACCCAGTTGATG GTGTCCCTCCAGGATCTGCAGATAGGCCAAAGGCCCTAAAGCTTGACAGAAGCCCATTGAGCCAAG GTAGCACAAAATTGAAAAAGGGCGAGAGAGAAAGGGACCAGAGCAGAGATGGGTCTGCCAAGAACTCCAGCTCGAAATCAGGCAGCGGCCGGAACTCGTCTGGCAGCGGCCGGAACGAGCGCAAGACCAAGATGAAGCCAAAGCAGAAGCTAGCGCAGCTATCAACATCTGGAAACGTCCTTGGCAGAGTCACAGAGCCATCCAACTCCAGCTTCCCATCACCGTCGCCGCGAGAATCCAACGAGTGGAACAACCCTCTGAGCACAAGACCTACCCAGCAACCAAGGAACAGCGCGGCCAACGTCGCTCCGGAGTCCCTGGACGCCCCCATGAACCTGCCACCGATGGACCCCATGGTGGACATCCTGGACGTGCCGGAGGGCAACGACATTAGTGCCTGGTTCACGGACGGCCTGGACGACTCGCTGCAAGACTTTGATTTCTCCGGAGGCCTGGAGATCCCGGACGACGATCTCACCCAGCTAGGGTTCATGTGA
- the LOC125546283 gene encoding uncharacterized protein LOC125546283 isoform X2, translating into MSGGGGGGSRPDAAAGGFPARGAPGAATEPPSLAQYISLDQFPVGEHRHSRSAELRRALADSAEQPLAALAQGKPLPPAAAEELRRIRGGVAESSARAKDRVKSLQESIQKLDKYKNVVTRRRQRSDGASVDRSSGNVGGSLRIGAQNSGDNPAQRLEERAKSSTMSKRVRSSLTADARLEGRVSVSTRQGGPLVDTEKNPSLEKDKSSVRIANATSGFSEDKLRGLAPGGEGWEKKMKRKRSVGTMLNRGSDVDRDVKPSVQHRSNSEVRGRSSDAIPFRHGASAGASGGSKMDGSSQLSSSGSRYLLKTEMDSTPLPNERRERHGGLDKERVLVKGNKAHISEDMQPGTLSPVTKGKATRAPRTSSLVGIHSSSTLLRSAGGIDEWEEAPCTNKASPLASTTNRKRPMAATASSPPVAWVGQRPQKMSRTRRANVVSPVSNFDEPVSEGSPVDVAVRPALETPGLSLPRGAASNNSQAASRMDNVTSPAGLSESEGSVATEHRNKEKVTNSGDFENEGANSAHMASDLIFSSKKSRIPLKEELEDGSIRRQGRSGRGTMHVKGCSSIPKEKLDSTETRKLVKNVRPASEKNESKLGRPPTKKGSDRKASSRHPEILNCGSMDTTGESEDDREELLAAANAARGAIVGAYAGPFWKKIEPMLTFISSEDLSFLKNQIIFLEELEMGMSNKHDEDKLNASANYNGPPSMVEHSSQVLPPSNSSLLLDQGEANGVGPRESVDILSYNNGENHNNTSQKAQGQGIFGEMAPLTSRLLSALIVEDVDDFPESNGVQGDILLEFSNDYLPRAASVEFEATGLESSFGMSPDFKHSNSNPAYNSMSNGFTVSSNLRGSYSQSSVCSENLSDGINVMGYPENGSLHGSVPQITQQYQTPGKDLSLPLYGYQYAQMSLHDRTLVELHSIDIFPEMPELDEGEDEDINKVILELQKRLFDQVNQKKCQLNKLEKAIRNTKNMEERSLEQHAMNKLVERAYKKLLGGRGSSSHKGGLSKAASKAAKQLALAFAKRTLARCQKFEETEKSCFREPFLWSVLSAPLPKSDPVDGVPPGSADRPKALKLDRSPLSQGSTKLKKGERERDQSRDGSAKNSSSKSGSGRNSSGSGRNERKTKMKPKQKLAQLSTSGNVLGRVTEPSNSSFPSPSPRESNEWNNPLSTRPTQQPRNSAANVAPESLDAPMNLPPMDPMVDILDVPEGNDISAWFTDGLDDSLQDFDFSGGLEIPDDDLTQLGFM; encoded by the exons ATgtcgggaggaggaggaggaggctcgaggCCCGACGCCGCCGCGGGGGGCTTCCCCGCGAGGGGGGCGCCGGGGGCCGCGACGGAGCCGCCGTCGCTCGCGCAGTACATCTCGCTGGATCAGTTCCCCGTCGGCGAGCACCGGCACTCGCGCTCCGCGGAGCTGCGGCGGGCGCTGGCCGACTCGGCGGAGCAGCCGCTCGCCGCGCTGGCGCAGGGCAAGCCGCTCCCCCCCGCGGCCGCCGAGGAGCTCCGGCGGATCCGGGGCGGCGTCGCGGAGTCGTCGGCCAGGGCCAA GGACAGGGTGAAGTCGCTGCAGGAGTCCATCCAGAAGCTGGACAAGTACAAGAACGTGGTCACGCGGCGCCGGCAGAGGAGCGACGGCGCGTCGGTGGATAGGTCGTCGGGGAATGTCGGCGGCTCTCTCAGGATCGGGGCTCAGAACAGCGGGGATAACCCCGCCCAGAGGCTCGAGGAGAGGGCTAAGAGCTCGACCATGAGCAAGCGTGTCCGGTCGTCGCTGACGGCAGATGCACGG TTGGAAGGGCGTGTTAGTGTTTCTACAAGGCAAGGAGGTCCTTTGGTTGATACTGAGAAAAACCCATCTTTGGAGAAGGACAAAAGCTCCGTTAGAATTGCCAATGCCACATCAGGGTTTTCTGAAGACAAATTACGAGGCCTAGCTCCTGGTGGTGAAGGATGGGAGAAAAAGATGAAACGTAAGCGTTCTGTTGGAACTATGCTCAATAGAGGCAGTGATGTAGACCGAGATGTTAAACCATCAGTTCAACATAGATCAAACAGTGAAGTACGTGGACGATCTAGTGATGCTATTCCATTTAG ACATGGAGCTTCTGCTGGAGCATCTGGAGGTAGCAAGATGGATGGAAGCTCTCAACTGAGTAGTTCTGGCTCACGGTATCTTCTGAAGACAGAGATGGATTCCACCCCTCTTCCAAATGAAAGACGAGAGCGCCATGGTGGGCTAGACAAAGAACGGGTTTTGGTGAAAGGAAACAA GGCACATATTTCCGAGGATATGCAACCAGGAACCTTAAGTCCTGTGACCAAGGGTAAAGCAACCAGAGCACCAAGAACCAGTTCGCTTGTCGGTATCCACTCATCATCTACTTTGCTACGCTCAGCTGGAGGAATTGATGAATGGGAAGAAGCACCGTGCACAAATAAAGCCTCACCATTGGCAAGCACCACAAATCGCAAGCGTCCCATGGCTGCAACTGCCTCTTCACCTCCTGTTGCTTGGGTGGGTCAACGTCCACAGAAAATGTCACGGACAAGAAGAGCAAATGTTGTATCACCGGTGTCAAATTTTGATGAACCCGTATCTGAAGGATCACCAGTTGATGTTGCTGTTAGGCCAGCTTTAGAAACGCCTGGCCTTTCACTTCCAAGGGGTGCAGCTAGCAATAATTCACAAGCTGCATCTAGAATGGATAATGTTACATCTCCAGCTGGTCTATCAGAAAGTGAAGGGTCTGTTGCTACTGAACACAGGAATAAGGAAAAAGTCACAAACAGTGGCGACTTTGAGAATGAGGGGGCAAATTCAGCTCATATGGCATCAGACTTAATTTTCTCGTCCAAGAAAAGCAGGATTCCGTTGAAAGAAGAACTTGAAGATGGTAGTATTCGTCGTCAAGGGAGGAGTGGAAGAGGCACTATGCATGTTAAAGGGTGTTCATCCATACCAAAAGAGAAGTTGGACAGCACTGAAACGAGGAAGTTGGTAAAGAACGTAAGACCTGCATCTGAAAAGAATGAAAG TAAGTTAGGCCGTCCTCCAACAAAGAAAGGCTCGGACCGCAAAGCATCATCTCGTCACCCAGAAATTCTGAATTGTGGGTCAATGGATACTACAG GTGAATCTGAAGATGACCGAGAAGAACTTCTAGCTGCCGCAAATGCTGCCCGTGGTGCAATAG TTGGTGCATATGCTGGCCCTTTTTGGAAGAAAATAGAACCCATGCTTACTTTCATCAGCTCTGAAGATTTATCCTTCTTGAAAAACCAG ATAATATTCTTGGAAGAACTTGAGATGGGCATGTCTAATAAGCACGATGAAGATAAGTTAAATGCATCAGCTAACTACAATGGGCCACCATCAATG GTTGAGCATTCCTCCCAGGTTCTGCCTCCATCCAATTCTTCTTTGTTGCTGGATCAAGGGGAAGCAAATGGTGTTGGACCAAGGGAATCTGTTGACATTTTGTCTTATAATAATGGCGAGAATCATAACAACACATCTCAAAAGGCACAGGGGCAAGGAATATTTGGTGAAATGGCTCCCCTGACAAGTAGACTGCTCTCTGCCTTGATTGTAGAAGATGTTGATGACTTTCCCGAGTCCAATGGTGTCCAAGGAGATATACTTCTGGAATTCTCAAATGACTACCTTCCTCGTGCTGCCTCAGTTGAATTTGAAGCTACGGGGCTAGAATCCAGTTTTGGAATGTCTCCTGATTTCAAGCATTCAAACAGTAACCCAGCATATAACAGCATGTCCAATGGTTTCACAGTTTCCAGTAATTTGAGGGGCTCATATAGTCAAAGTTCAGTTTGCAGTGAGAATCTATCAGATGGGATAAATGTTATGGGGTACCCAGAAAACGGCTCTTTGCATGGATCAGTACCGCAGATTACACAGCAGTATCAAACTCCCGGAAAAGATTTATCTTTACCATTATATGGATATCAGTATGCGCAGATGTCTTTGCATGATAGGACTTTGGTCGAGTTGCACAGTATTGACATTTTTCCAGAGATG CCAGAGCTGGACGAGGGAGAGGATGAGGATATTAATAAAGTTATTTTGGAGCTGCAGAAAAGACTCTTTGATCAG GTGAATCAGAAGAAATGCCAATTAAATAAGCTAGAAAAAGCAATTCGAAATACTAAAAACATGGAGGAAAG GAGCCTGGAGCAACACGCAATGAACAAATTAGTAGAGAGGGCATACAAAAAATTGCTG GGTGGTCGAGGTAGTTCTAGTCACAAGGGCGGTCTCAGTAAAGCAGCCAGTAAGGCTGCAAAACAGCTTGCATTGGCTTTTGCAAAGCGAACACTTGCCCGGTGCCAGAAATTTGAGGAAACAGAGAAAAGCTGCTTCAGGGAGCCTTTCCTTTGGAGTGTGCTGTCCGCGCCTTTGCCAAAGAGTGACCCAGTTGATG GTGTCCCTCCAGGATCTGCAGATAGGCCAAAGGCCCTAAAGCTTGACAGAAGCCCATTGAGCCAAG GTAGCACAAAATTGAAAAAGGGCGAGAGAGAAAGGGACCAGAGCAGAGATGGGTCTGCCAAGAACTCCAGCTCGAAATCAGGCAGCGGCCGGAACTCGTCTGGCAGCGGCCGGAACGAGCGCAAGACCAAGATGAAGCCAAAGCAGAAGCTAGCGCAGCTATCAACATCTGGAAACGTCCTTGGCAGAGTCACAGAGCCATCCAACTCCAGCTTCCCATCACCGTCGCCGCGAGAATCCAACGAGTGGAACAACCCTCTGAGCACAAGACCTACCCAGCAACCAAGGAACAGCGCGGCCAACGTCGCTCCGGAGTCCCTGGACGCCCCCATGAACCTGCCACCGATGGACCCCATGGTGGACATCCTGGACGTGCCGGAGGGCAACGACATTAGTGCCTGGTTCACGGACGGCCTGGACGACTCGCTGCAAGACTTTGATTTCTCCGGAGGCCTGGAGATCCCGGACGACGATCTCACCCAGCTAGGGTTCATGTGA